ACCCCATCACAAATATAAGTATAACCAGCCACAGCACAGGCTTGGGGAAGCTTTTCATGCAGGAAAAGTCATCTTCCGGAGCAAGGGTAGTTACCGCCTGGTTGTGGACAACTGAAGGCATATGTGTCTTCATCGAACCAGAATAGTCTAGAGGACCAGAAATTTTCCTAGGAGCCCCAGATGAATTTAGAGGCCCCGAGGTAATTGGCCCAGATGTTATGAGACCTGTAGTTGGGAGTATAGGAATAGGGCCGGAATTTTGCCTTGTTACACCACCGGATTGCGGACCAGAGGATTTCTTTAAAGGCTCCCCATGCTTAGACAAAGGCccagaatttgttttcttcattgaaTTTGAACCAGCAGAAGCTAAATTGCCAGACATACGACCAGTTGCATTAGGCACTGGACCTGATTGCGCACCACTTCTTGACGATCCTCCGGTTATGGGGCCAGACTTCCTTGACTTAGTCCCATCAGTCGGAATGTCAAACATCTTCCCCAATTCTCCTGATTTCTTGATATCACCACCGGTGTATGGCATGGCTACTGAGCTCATTGTTGGAGGCTTTTCTTTGGGTTGCTCTGGCCGGCCAGACACAAAAAGCCCATTGCTGAGCTGGTGAGATGCGTATCTCGAACccatttgatttcttcaggCAACTCCGAACTGGCTAGAGAATAGATGGGAACCACAAAGAATGTGCTGAAACGTGAGGATTTCAAATCcctgaaagaacaaaacaataacccATGAGAAATGGGCATATAGAGAACTGTGACAAGCGAAACATTGGCAAACACCAACACGGAATAAAAAGCTTTCAACATCCTATGcccacaaaagaaaatagtacCAAGAACGACCAGGACAGTATGCTGCAAGATAGATCCCTAAATGCTAAGAAAATGAGACTCAGAAACCAAACACTAGCAGAGCTGTTTTGATGGGACTAGTTATCATTTGAGATTAAGTCACTTCCCCTTGCCAAAAGCCTTTACCATTTCTCTGACAGAGCCAGCACCACTGAGACTTAAGACTATTCGTAAACATCTAATTCAGGGAACTTGTAATATACTAATATCACTTGAGATCTACATAGTTTCTTGCAACTACTTCCCCCAAAAAAGCTAcagaaaaaccaaataatatcAGAGAACccatgaaaaaaacaaaaccctaatcacaATTTCTATGTCTGATCTCTTGAAACCCAGTGAGATCTCTGGGATTTAGAagcaatttcaatttcaaatgCGATTGAGCAGAAATCGAACACAGATCGCCATGTCTaacaaaatccccaaatcaCAGAAACTAAGAAAAAGAGCTTGAAGCAAGTACCAAAACGCGAAGCTAAAACAATACCTAAACCCCCAAAATGAAGTAAAAATGATCACAGGAAGACAAAAACCCAatctgagaaaacaaaaagaagacgGCGTCGATTCGCACCTGAGAGAGTGTGTTGTAAGCTTCCGAGTAAAACGCcgagataaaagaaaaacaatcaagGAAAACAGTTGGAGCTGTGGGAGTGACAGTAGAAGACGAAACGGAAGCAACACTCAAGTAGCTGAGATCCCATTTCCGTTagctctcactctctctctatctatctccGTCTTGTGGATCCCGATCGAGATCTCTTTGAGCCGCAACAGTTGGTGCGTtgtcgctctctctctctctcctcttccaACTTTTTTCTCTCAGAGCGgtggagattttttttgtttggacaaCCAActgaggaaagaaaaagtgaagaacacactttcttttttttgtctctgtcCAAATTTAATTGGTAAAAAGTTTGAGAGAGTTTTGTTACAATGTGTTAAACTAAGGGTGTATATTGTAATTATTACTAAGTTGGAgcattttcttatcaattatGATATCTCAcctaataatattaatatatttttatttaataaactaGTGAAATTGGTTATTGCCTATTGGATTATATGGTGTTTTCCGGCCCCACTTATGGGTTGGGTCCAACTTCAGGTGACTAAAAGGCCGGCCTTGAGTGGACTGGTGGCCCACTAGACGAATAGGCTCTTGTTTTTGAgttctttgattcttcaatcttcatcaCTAGAGTagtgtataatttttttctttttcttttaaacaccaGTATGGCTTAAAAACTACACAGATTGGATTTTTGGACATCAGTATATGCTTTGTATGATTGTGTCTCATGTTGTTTTATACTCAGAAAATATTTGCATGATGTACCTGTTTTGAAAAAAGACAGTTCTTATCGGAGAAAGTAAATTTTCAGATAGGGCAGAAAAAGgattaaaaaaggaaattccGATAAACAAGATTAATGCTCTTTTTCTCCTTATCCGTtaaaaagactagaaaaagggaacaaccaaaccaaaccaaaaaaaaaaggaaccaTCTTTCTCCTAAATCTCTACAATGGCTCGATCTTTATCtccttcactttctctctctcgatACCGTTTCGCCgcagcttctcttcttctcccttcATCTCAAACCATTTTCATCCGATCTCAATCCTCCAATCGTCGGTCTAACTCTAACCATCTCGGAGTAATCTACGAGATTGATATCGCTGCGGATCCTCTTGTCAATAAGTTGGAAGATGCTGTCCACCGGATTATGGTACGCCGATCCGCACCTGATTGGCTCCCTTTTGTCCCCGGTGCTTCCTTTTGGGTTCCACCTCCTAGATCCCAGTCTCATGGGATCGCTAAGCTCGTTGAGAAGCTGGCCAATCCGATCTCTGATGAAGAATCTATTTCAATCTCATCGGTTCGAGGATGGCCTTGCTCTGATTACTTCATCAAAGGTggtttttatatgattaacTCTAATTGTCTGATCGTATGTGTTTCGGTTTTGAAAAAGCTTTGGTTTTTACATTTGCAGTATCTATAATCTGCATAGGTATTGCTACATTCTTAGATGCACTTAGGCAATTCTTGGCTTATCGTTATATAGTTGTTGAAAATTCTTTACAGGTTCAGATGTCAGTTATGGAAATGGGTGACCATCATCAGTAATAACATAGAGAGTCTTTCCTTTATAGGGTTGAAAAGATTGTAGTGTTTATTAATCTTGttgcttttgcttcttgtCGAATAATAATCACTCTGTTTTATAATAGATTGTGGTGTTTGCATTCTTCAGTGGCAAATGTTGCAGCgtcaaaatatgtttttttgttaggtaCAGTGTTTCTTTAACGTTTGGTCTTTTGAGCGTTTCTTAACACTTGGTCTGTTTTTGATTATAGGTGTAAAGCCTCAATCAGTTGAGACGGAGATGACTTCAAATACTGCATATCACTCCGAGGACGAGGAATAAACCCCAAAACTCGTCAGGGTAAGCTATAAGATGGTCGCAACAGTCGTATATAACTTTCTATTGATTTCACGAGCTGAAAGCAGGGAAATTTGAAGAGCAAATGAACTTAAGAAAAAACTCTGCTAGAGTGTTGGGCAGTAAAGCCTTCTTTAGCTAGCATAAGATAATATGGACTAAAAGTATCTAAAATTTGCCTTGGCTATAGACACTTCAAGATTTTCTTTGACCTCtaatgaaacaaatttcaaaactttgcAGGCTCTTGCTCTTCAAGATTTGTAGATTTATGAACACGAATCAACGAAGATTCGAATCACCAAGAGCAGCTGCAAAGACATGGTTTAGACTTTTAGATAAGGTAGAGTAAAGCAAACCTTTTACAGACTGATCAGATCCTATCCAGTCTTAGTGAAATTAAATAAGGAAAAGGTGCTGTTGCTTTAccctctgttttcttgtaatctCCCTTATAACAGTTTGTTGAAtcgtgtgtatatatatttccgCATAAGCTCGCAGATTCGGTTCTCATACCACATTTGCAGACTGTTTTGTATGATGATGCCTTGAGTCCAAAATTAACGTGAAAAGAGAATACAATTATAGATATAGGATCGGCAAGTACATGGTGTGGAGGTTAAACAATATcattacatttttcacaaGGTAGTATGCAACAAATCCAATGTACATAAGGGGAAACTACTCTGAAGACTGAAGCTATGAGCATGTAAGCATGAGAAAAGACGAAAAGTATAAACAAAAGCTAGACATATTATGTATCAGAATGTGCTTCTTGTTCTAAAATCTGGCCATTTCCTCGCTTTAGTACACAGTTTCCAAGAGATTGAGAAGTCTGACAGAGCATGGAGAGACAGAACAAGCATAGTCCTGTTTCAGGGAGAAGAACTAGTCAGAGATCATTGGTTTGCAATATTTGACACAGGCAAGACGAAGGGTTTCCCAAATGGCCAACTTTTGTTAAATGCTAAGAAATCCGACATATTGGTATGTAATGCTACTCATAAGGTAACAGCTCACTCTTCCACATTAAAATGAAACTTTGTATAAGTTTGAGACAAAATGTGAATGCTTTATAATTCCATGAAATGCTACTTATAAGGTAAGAGCACACTCTTCCACATTAGAATGAACTTTGTATAAGTTTGAGACAAAATGTGAATGCTTTAAAATTCAATGAAATACTACACTCTTCCACATTAAAATGAAACTCTGTATAAATTTGAGATGAAATGTGAATGCTTTACCTGCATAAGCAACGGTTACACCTGATATGAGTCGCCCAAGCGCTGATAAGAAGTAAAGGCAAATTACGACCTAaaggaaaaagcaaaaaacaaacatattcaGTATAGAGCACAATTACTGAGTTAACAATTAGCAATGCATTTATATGGTAACTGGGTAAAGACACTAGGGTTCTAAGAGAATCTCTGTGGTGATATATTGATGCTAATGCATTTTGATACACTCATGATCCAAGAATAGTAACGGTATCTTGTACATAGTAAGTTGGTAACAAAGGACACACTTACCTTGACAAAAAGTCTCTTGTCATGTCCAGTTGCTGCAACCCTCAGAACACCCTCTGCTGCTCCAACGGTATTAGCTAAGCGTGCAACGATGTTACTTGCTGTGTCCTGTGATATTTGCCACTCTAGTGGATCCACTGGTACCCTTTAGAAAAGTTATAGGATTGTAAATCATGTGGTATGATAAAGCAAGGGTCTTGAAGAGTTATACACACAATGAGCAGAAGATAATGATATCATTGAACATTCTAGGATTATGACTATGCATTGATCACAGAGAACGGAAGATGATAGTAATCAAATAAGATCGATGCATCATTGATTCACCCAGAAATACAATGAGAACTAGTTTCAGTTCATGCCTTCAGAGAATACATGAAATCAATTTCATAATCAAGTTAACATAACTGATTGCACAACCACATTACAAAGTACAACCCAATTAAACAATTATATCGAGCAAGTATTCAAACTTGTCACAAATCAAAGGAGCCAACAAATTTCGTATCTACTCGGTCACCAAACAGCAAATGACTAAATCAGAgaccaaagaacaaaatccaatACCGTAACCAGAGAGATTTAGGCGAAAAATGTGAGGGAACTTACGAGACATTGAGTTGGCGAAAAAGGAGACCGAGAATGGCGAGAGAGCATAAGAGAACAATGAAAACatcggagaagagagagagaagagtcGCGTTACGATATGCACAATGGTAATACACAAGCGTCCCGCTAATCAGCAATCCCATCGCCTTCCCCATTTCTCCCATCTCTCTCCCcacttcaaaaaaaacttgctttCCCTTTCTTCACTTTCAGAAAATTTCCccgagaaaacaaaactgatcACTTTTGTGAATTTTCCGGCTtgatcagagagagagagagattctcAAGCCGCATGTCTTTGTTGACTAAACGGACCCACTTATTGGGCCgtaagtatatattataaagcCCAATAAATAAACTGTCACGTGGCTATTAACGACAAAGTCCAGATCTACGCGCGTATCGTGTGTAGTCATGTACCGGATCACTCCACGATTTCGTCAATCAGATCAAAACTTCTCCAACTCTTTCAATATCTATCTACGTGCATCcacctctctcttcttcttcttgtgacCACTCTTCCTGTCTGTTCACTGGTTAGGAGATCTCTATCCCTCTCTCTCTGatcctttttgtttctttctgatttATTGTATCGCTCTCTTTGAAAAACCTTAAGAGTTGTCTGATTTTGGCGATTtctgatttgttgttgttgttgtttgatcGGATCTCGGCATTTTCTAGGAggtgaattttgatttttttggccGATCggatttgagtttttgaatCTCTGATTGCTGAGAAAATGCCGGCGTTTTACGGAGGAAAGCTTACGACCTTCGAGGACGATGAGAAGGAGAGCGAGTATGGTTACGTTCGTAAGGTATTATCCTGTTTCGTTCGATCTggtttcaatttgtttttttttctgttt
This sequence is a window from Arabidopsis thaliana chromosome 1 sequence. Protein-coding genes within it:
- a CDS encoding uncharacterized protein (unknown protein; BEST Arabidopsis thaliana protein match is: unknown protein (TAIR:AT1G16840.1); Has 30201 Blast hits to 17322 proteins in 780 species: Archae - 12; Bacteria - 1396; Metazoa - 17338; Fungi - 3422; Plants - 5037; Viruses - 0; Other Eukaryotes - 2996 (source: NCBI BLink).); protein product: MARSLSPSLSLSRYRFAAASLLLPSSQTIFIRSQSSNRRSNSNHLGVIYEIDIAADPLVNKLEDAVHRIMVRRSAPDWLPFVPGASFWVPPPRSQSHGIAKLVEKLANPISDEESISISSVRGWPCSDYFIKGVKPQSVETEMTSNTAYHSEDEE
- a CDS encoding Reticulon family protein (Reticulon family protein; INVOLVED IN: biological_process unknown; LOCATED IN: endomembrane system, endoplasmic reticulum; EXPRESSED IN: 24 plant structures; EXPRESSED DURING: 15 growth stages; CONTAINS InterPro DOMAIN/s: Reticulon (InterPro:IPR003388); BEST Arabidopsis thaliana protein match is: Reticulon family protein (TAIR:AT1G16825.1); Has 30201 Blast hits to 17322 proteins in 780 species: Archae - 12; Bacteria - 1396; Metazoa - 17338; Fungi - 3422; Plants - 5037; Viruses - 0; Other Eukaryotes - 2996 (source: NCBI BLink).), with product MGEMGKAMGLLISGTLVYYHCAYRNATLLSLFSDVFIVLLCSLAILGLLFRQLNVSVPVDPLEWQISQDTASNIVARLANTVGAAEGVLRVAATGHDKRLFVKVVICLYFLSALGRLISGVTVAYAGLCLFCLSMLCQTSQSLGNCVLKRGNGQILEQEAHSDT